A section of the Drosophila subobscura isolate 14011-0131.10 chromosome A, UCBerk_Dsub_1.0, whole genome shotgun sequence genome encodes:
- the LOC117900158 gene encoding eukaryotic translation initiation factor 3 subunit G-2-like, with translation MKSMKTSWADEVAADYVDGLPPTKVHTDGNFKYVTEYKFNEEGKKVKVVRTYKIQKQTVPKVVALRRNWLKFGDSKEDKPGPCSQTTMVSEEVHMVFLSSKELEQAHEPQMEEPGKKIAKCRICNGEHWSVNCPYKGTAMDSKTLMESKATAAAAAAVSDTSKTGKYVPPFLKAGGCATNGSAVEGKAWDRDRSAVRISNLPESMTEADLEELVKNIGPYNKLYLAREKNTGLCKGFAFVNFKFRQDAAAAIEILNGHGYDHLILSVEWSKPQS, from the coding sequence atgaaatcaatgaAGACTTCGTGGGCCGATGAGGTGGCTGCGGATTACGTGGATGGGCTGCCACCCACCAAGGTGCACACTGATGGCAACTTCAAATACGTCACCGAGTACAAGTTCAATGAGGAAGGCAAGAAAGTGAAGGTGGTCCGCACCTATAAAATTCAGAAGCAGACCGTGCCCAAGGTCGTGGCTCTTCGTCGCAATTGGTTGAAGTTCGGGGACTCCAAAGAGGACAAGCCCGGTCCATGCTCACAGACCACCATGGTCTCCGAGGAGGTGCACATGGTATTCCTTAGCTCTAAGGAGCTCGAGCAGGCCCACGAGCCTCAGATGGAGGAGCCGGGCAAAAAGATCGCAAAGTGCCGCATCTGCAATGGCGAACACTGGTCCGTGAACTGCCCCTACAAGGGAACTGCCATGGACAGCAAGACTTTGATGGAGAGCAAGgccacagcggcggcagccgcagccgtcAGTGATACCTCCAAGACGGGAAAGTATGTGCCGCCGTTCCTAAAGGCGGGCGGCTGCGCGACCAATGGCTCTGCAGTAGAAGGCAAGGCCTGGGACCGCGACCGCTCGGCTGTGCGAATCTCCAACCTGCCCGAGTCGATGACCGAGGCCGATCTGGAGGAGCTGGTGAAGAACATCGGACCCTACAACAAGCTGTACCTGGCACGCGAGAAGAACACTGGGCTCTGCAAGGGTTTTGCCTTTGTTAACTTCAAGTTCCGCCAggatgccgccgctgccatcgAAATTCTCAACGGCCATGGCTACGATCACCTGATCCTCTCTGTGGAGTGGTCCAAGCCGCAGTCCTAG